A part of Candidatus Jidaibacter acanthamoeba genomic DNA contains:
- the lptG gene encoding LPS export ABC transporter permease LptG, protein MPLILFKYIAKKNITYFLVILLIVSIMMLIFDFMELVKISYNIDLSMSMIFKLATLRNYYHVEKTFPFIFILTTILTYANLTKSSELIVARSYGMSVWQFIFPAVTVAFVFGVINVLFLNPIGSSMLGKFERLEAIHLKGHSSTIAISKNGLWLKEAYKKGNTIIHAMRVSQETKELFEVTFFLADKNYKFLTRIYANSAKLEDGKSWLLSDVDISNADYSFEHKDTYLMPTKISFLQIQESVISPDTISIYNLPAFIKTTQESGFSTLRHLNYLFKIVVSPFFYLSMVLIGLVFATKSSRSGRVGIFMFLGIMVGFLIYFLSDIINAIGIAGNIPVIFSAIAPTLICFTIGLYLVLHYEDG, encoded by the coding sequence GTGCCCTTAATCCTTTTTAAATATATAGCAAAGAAAAACATTACTTACTTTCTGGTTATACTTCTTATTGTTTCAATAATGATGCTGATTTTTGATTTTATGGAGTTAGTAAAAATCTCATATAATATTGATTTAAGTATGAGTATGATTTTCAAGTTAGCGACTTTAAGAAATTATTATCATGTTGAAAAGACTTTCCCTTTTATATTTATACTTACTACTATTTTAACTTATGCGAATCTTACCAAATCTTCCGAGCTTATAGTTGCAAGATCGTACGGCATGTCAGTTTGGCAATTTATATTTCCTGCAGTAACCGTTGCTTTCGTTTTCGGGGTAATAAACGTTCTTTTTTTAAACCCTATAGGCAGTAGTATGCTAGGAAAATTTGAACGGCTAGAAGCCATACATTTGAAAGGTCACTCAAGCACAATTGCTATATCTAAAAACGGGCTATGGTTAAAAGAAGCTTATAAAAAAGGAAATACAATTATTCATGCTATGAGGGTATCCCAAGAAACTAAGGAACTATTTGAGGTTACCTTCTTTCTGGCTGATAAAAATTATAAGTTTTTAACCAGGATTTATGCTAATTCAGCTAAGCTGGAAGACGGCAAATCATGGCTTCTATCAGATGTAGACATATCTAATGCGGATTATTCGTTTGAGCATAAGGATACATATCTAATGCCTACCAAAATCAGCTTTTTACAAATTCAGGAAAGTGTAATATCTCCGGATACTATTTCAATTTATAATTTACCTGCCTTTATAAAAACTACACAGGAATCAGGTTTTTCAACCCTTAGACATTTAAATTATTTGTTCAAAATTGTAGTATCTCCGTTCTTTTATCTTTCAATGGTATTGATTGGGCTTGTTTTTGCTACTAAATCTTCAAGAAGCGGAAGGGTAGGGATTTTTATGTTTTTAGGTATTATGGTTGGGTTTTTAATTTATTTCTTATCAGATATTATAAATGCAATCGGTATTGCAGGGAACATACCGGTTATATTTTCTGCTATTGCTCCGACTTTAATATGCTTTACAATTGGACTTTATCTTGTGTTACACTATGAAGACGGGTAA